The Meriones unguiculatus strain TT.TT164.6M chromosome 16, Bangor_MerUng_6.1, whole genome shotgun sequence genomic sequence CGGCAGGTTCTCGGAGGCTGACAGCCAGCACCAGGGCCTGCAAGAGGCCAAAGAGGCAGGCAAAGTGCAGGGGGTGGGCAGTGAGCAGGCTCAGCACAGCATGGAGCCCGTGCAGGGCAGCCAGGAAACACAGCAGCCCGTGCAGCCAGAGGCCCACAGGTCCTCGAAGGCCCAGGGCATCCAAGACAGCTCGAAGGGGCCGGGAGCACAGAGCCAGCAGGGCGGAGGCCAGGAGCTCCAGCAGGTGCAGGGTCAGGTTGGTAGAGATCTGCAGATACTCCTCTGGGTCCCGCAGGTGATGTGAGGGGGCCCCTGGCTCGCCCCGCAGCCAACGCCACAGCTTCTGCCGTCGACCAGCTTTCTCCAGTGGGGCTTCTGGTCCAGCGCTGTCTAGTCTCCCTTGAGGGGACATTTCAGGGTTCTCCATGCCACCTGAATCCACAGGGTCCCATTCCGGTTTGGGAATGGCTCCTCCAGTGTCCAGTCTTGCAGGCTCTTGAACGCTAGAGACAGTCTTGTCCCGCCTGAGCCTGAGGGAATCCGTTCTTTTGCTCCCCAGCTGATCCTTTCTGGACTCTGAAGAGGTCCTAGGGGTCTTCTGTATCCCTGAATCCTTGCTCTTCAGAGGCCCCACATCTCCCATTGACTCTGGGGCACTGTCCCAGTCGCTCCCTGAATTCTCGGGGGAGCTGTCCACCCATCTGGGTTCTGGGGCAGGCGAGTCAACCTTTGCTGATTTCCTGCGGCCCCAAGGTCGAGGTAGCCAGCCACCAAGCCGTCGAAGGAACATGACTGGGTGTAGAATGAGCTCCCCGAATCTGCGACCACCTCCTGACTCTGCTTAAGCCCCTCAGGATCGCCTCAGAAGCCAGAATCTGTTGC encodes the following:
- the C16H6orf47 gene encoding uncharacterized protein C6orf47 homolog, yielding MFLRRLGGWLPRPWGRRKSAKVDSPAPEPRWVDSSPENSGSDWDSAPESMGDVGPLKSKDSGIQKTPRTSSESRKDQLGSKRTDSLRLRRDKTVSSVQEPARLDTGGAIPKPEWDPVDSGGMENPEMSPQGRLDSAGPEAPLEKAGRRQKLWRWLRGEPGAPSHHLRDPEEYLQISTNLTLHLLELLASALLALCSRPLRAVLDALGLRGPVGLWLHGLLCFLAALHGLHAVLSLLTAHPLHFACLFGLLQALVLAVSLREPAEDEEAAGWESEGQGRETEEQREGPGRVL